CGGCGGCGCACTCCTCCTCGGGTACCCCCTCGTCCGCAATCTCCTGATCTCCTTCCAGGAGTACGGCCTGGCCGAACTCATCCGCGGCGGCGCCGGTTTCGTGGGGTTCAGCAACTACCGGACCGTCCTCACCGACCCCGAGTTCTGGGAGGTGGTCCGGCGCACCTTCTGGTGGACCCTCGTCAACGTCGTACTGATCATGGTGATCAGCACGCTGGTCGCCCTGATGATGCAGCGGCTCGGCCGAAAGATGCGGATCCTGGTGACGAGCGGGCTCGTCCTCGCGTGGGCCAGCCCGGTCATCGCCACGACCACCGTCTTCCAGTGGCTCTTCGCCTCCCGCCTGGGCGTGGTGAACTGGCTGCTCGTCCGGCTCGGGTTCACCTCCTTCGAGGGGTACTCCTGGCTGGCCGACGGGCCCGCCGCCTTCACCGTCCTGGTCCTGATCGTGGTGTGGCAGTCGGTCCCCTTCGCCGCCATCACCCTCCACTCGGCACTGCTGACCGTCCCCGCCGAGCTGTACGAGTCGGCCCGGCTGGACGGGGCCGGCGGCTGGCGGATCTTCCGCTCGCTCACCCTGCCCCTCCTGCGACCGCTCTTCGGCCTGGTCCTCTGCCTCGAAGTCATCTGGGTCTTCCGCTGCTTCGCCCAGATCTGGGCCGTCACCAAGGGCGGGCCCGGCGAGGCGACGACCACCCTGCCCGTCTACGCCTACCGGGTGGCGCAGTCCCTGCACCGCTACGACCTCGGCGCGGCCGTCTCCACCCTGACCGTCCTCCTCCTCATGGCCGCGCTGATCGCCTACTTCCGCCAACTGCTCCGACAGGAGGCCGACCGGTGACACCGCGCGCCCTGCGCCGACTCCCGCTGAACACCGCGGCGCTGCTCGTCTTCGTCCTGGCCGTCTTCCCGGTCTACTGGATGGTCCTGACCGCCTTCCGGCCGACCCGCGACATCCAGTCCGAGACCCCGCGGTTCCTTCCCGTGTCCGTCACCCTGGAGCACTTCGCGAACGCCGTCGCGGCGGACGGCTTCTGGACCTTCTGGCGCAACAGCCTGCTCGTGACCGCCGGGTGCGTCCTGCTCGCGCTCGTGGTGGCGCTCGCCGCCGCCTTCGCCGTGGCCCGTCTGCGATGGCGCGGCCGGCGCGGCTTCGTCCTCATGGTCTTCGTCGCCCAGGTGGCGCCCTGGGAGGCGCTGTTGATCCCGATGTACGTCATCGCCCGGGACGCCGACCTGCTCGACCGGCTGGCGACGCTCAGCCTCGTCTACTTCATGATCACCCTGCCCTTCACCATCGTCACCCTCCGGTCCTTCCTTGCCGCCGTGCCGGCCGAGCTCGAAGAGGCCGCGCAGGTCGACGGCTGCACCCGCGCCGCGGCCTTCCGCCGGGTGACCCTCCCCCTGCTCGCCCCCGGGCTGCTCGCGACCTCGCTCTTCGGGTTCATCACCGCCTGGAACGAGTTCGCCTTCGCCAACATGCTCGTCATCAAGGACCAGGACGACCGCACCCTGCCCGTCTGGCTCTCGTCCTTCTCCAACGTCTTCGGCACCGACTGGGGCGCCACCATGGCCGCCTCCACCCTCTTCGCCCTGCCCGTCCTCGTCCTCTTCCTGGTCCTGCAGGGCCGGGTCGCCGCCGGAATGACCGGCGGAGCCGTGAAGGGATAACGCGCCCCGATGCCCCTGCCCCAGCTCGTCCCCGAACCCACCCAGCTCTCACCGCTTCCCGGCAGGTTCACCTTCGACGCCACGACCGCGCTCCGGGTCTCGCCCGGCGCGGACGGCGCGGCCGGACTCCTGCGCAC
Above is a genomic segment from Streptomyces sp. NBC_00094 containing:
- a CDS encoding carbohydrate ABC transporter permease, which gives rise to MTPRALRRLPLNTAALLVFVLAVFPVYWMVLTAFRPTRDIQSETPRFLPVSVTLEHFANAVAADGFWTFWRNSLLVTAGCVLLALVVALAAAFAVARLRWRGRRGFVLMVFVAQVAPWEALLIPMYVIARDADLLDRLATLSLVYFMITLPFTIVTLRSFLAAVPAELEEAAQVDGCTRAAAFRRVTLPLLAPGLLATSLFGFITAWNEFAFANMLVIKDQDDRTLPVWLSSFSNVFGTDWGATMAASTLFALPVLVLFLVLQGRVAAGMTGGAVKG
- a CDS encoding carbohydrate ABC transporter permease, which codes for MNPLPRHPRGRRRPLGPALWPYLLVAPTVLGGALLLGYPLVRNLLISFQEYGLAELIRGGAGFVGFSNYRTVLTDPEFWEVVRRTFWWTLVNVVLIMVISTLVALMMQRLGRKMRILVTSGLVLAWASPVIATTTVFQWLFASRLGVVNWLLVRLGFTSFEGYSWLADGPAAFTVLVLIVVWQSVPFAAITLHSALLTVPAELYESARLDGAGGWRIFRSLTLPLLRPLFGLVLCLEVIWVFRCFAQIWAVTKGGPGEATTTLPVYAYRVAQSLHRYDLGAAVSTLTVLLLMAALIAYFRQLLRQEADR